The Streptomyces sp. NBC_01298 genome contains the following window.
GGTCCCCACCACCCGCGCGCTGGCCATGCACGCCGAGGTCCACGCCCTCGTACAGCAGGCCCACCGACTTCTCTCCGCGCAGCAGGAACTCGATCTGGCGGCCCTGGAAAGGGTGTTCACCGTGCGCTGGCACGATGCCTTGACCGCGGCGTCCGGCACCGCCCTGATCACCGCCGTCCACCGCCAGGCGCCCGGCGTGCGGCTGCGCATGTCCGCGGAACCCGGGACGGACGACGCCGAGCTGCGCCGGGGTGAGGTCGACCTCGAATCGAGCTCCAGCCCTCCGGCTCTCCCCGACATCCGTCACCGCCTCGTCGGCACGGACCGGCTCGTCGTCGCCGTCCGGCCGGGCCACCCGCTCACCACGGGCCCGCTGAGCCTCGAGCGCTACGCCGCCGCCGAACACCTCACCGTTTCGCGACGCGGAAGCCTCCGCGACCCGATCGACGACGCCCTGACCGCACGCGGCCTCGAACGTCGCGTCGTCGCCGCTGGGCCCACCGCCGCCTTCGCCCTGCGACTGGTCCTCGACACCGACCTGGTCGTCACCCTCCCCGACGCGGTCACCCGTACGGCCCGGGAGCGACTCGGCCTGGCCACCCTGGTGCCGCCGCTCCCGCTGCCCGACGTCCCCCTGTACCTGCTGTGGCACCAGCGCTACGACGACGACCGCGCCCACACCTGGCTGCGCGAGCTGGCCACCGAGACCGTCCAGTCACTTTTCGCGCCACCCACCGCCTCCCCCTCCGACCCGCCACACTCGCTGCGATCTTCGCCATGATGCGGCAGGGCTTGATCGGCAAGAGCCTCCGGCGCCGGCCTGGATTCAGACGGTGATCCGCGGGTCTCGCCGCCGGCGGATGCGGCGGGGGTTCGTGCCGAAGGAGCGGTAGGCGGTGTGCCAGGCCTCGATGCGCGGGTCCGTCTCGTCGGCGGGGGCCCAGGTGCCGGCGGCGGGTGTCGGGGAAGGCGTCGGCCACGGCGGTGGTGAGGCGGACGGTGGTCATCGGGAGGGGATTGTCGTTCGGGGAGAGGGGTGGCCGGCTTGACGGTCGCAGGACACGGCACGGCCGACCACCAGCGGGCCGAGACGGCCTGGCGGCTCGGCTCCCTGCCGCCCGTTTCGGCTGGTCAGTCCGTGTCCACGACCTTTACGGCGACCGGGGTTCCGGCCTCCACGGTGCGGCTGACCGTGCAGAGCTTGTCGTGGGAGGTCTTCACCGCGCGGGGCAGGATCGCACGGGCCCGGTCGCCGGTCTCGCCCGCCGGGAAGCGGACCGTGAAGGCCGCTTCCAGGTCCGTCAGGCGGTTGCCGTCCGCGTCTTCGCTCTTGTGCCCGTGGACGGCAACCGAGAACTCGGCGGGTTCGGCGTGCCGGCTGGTGGCGACGTCCACGTCGGCCGCGGAGCAGCCACCGATCGCGGCGAGGAAGAGTTCGACGGGGGTGAAGCCCCCGCCCGATCCGGTGCCGAAGGTGATCGTTTCACCGCGGGAGTTGGTCGCGGTGAACATGCCCGGACCGGTCCGCTCGACGGTGACGGAGCGCAGGGAGTCAGATGTCATGACAGTGACGTTAGCCTCGCGGCCCCGTACCTACCGCGCCGCACTCGGCCACCCACCTCACCACCTCTACCAAAATTGGTGAATTCATGAAGAATGGGTAAATGATGACCGTGCTGGTGACGGGCGTGACGGACGGCGCCGAGCTGGAAGCCCTCCGTACGTGCATTCACACGGGGCCGCACTTCCGCATCGTCGCCCACACACACGAGGCCGACGTCGCACTGGCGCAAGCCCGCGTGCTCCTTCCGGACATCGCCGTGGTCACCCTCCACCGTCCGGACGCCCAGGGAGAACGCGACCGCCGGACCCTCGTTCGCGCCCTTCGGTCCTTCGACCCTCCCACGGGGATCATCCTGCGCCGCGACCCGCACGAGGCGGCCGAGGCGATCAGCCCGGGACTCGAGCCGGTCCAAGGCGCCATCCACGAGGTCCGCCGTGCCGATCTCGACGCTCTCCACCATGCTCTGCTCACCATCGGGCGCCGCCGCGCCAGCTGCAACATCGACCCCGCGGCGCACTGACCGTCCGGGCAGCGCGTCCAGCGGGGCGGAGCACGCACGCGAAAACGCTCGGCCGGGGTGTCCGGCCGAGCGTTTCGTGTCCCCGCGTTCCGCTGGTGGTTTAGTACCAGTGGTGGTTCTGCCAGAAGGTCCAGGCGCCGGCGGGGCTGCCGTAGCGGGAGTTCATGTAGTCCAGGCCCCACTTGATCTGGGTGGCCGGGTTGGTCTTCCAGTCCGAGCCCGCCGAGGCCATCTTCGAGGCCGGCAGGGCCTGGACCAGGCCGTAGGCGCCCGAGGAGGAGTTCGTGGCGGTGTGGTCCCAGCCGCTCTCACGGGAAACGATGTTGTTGAACGCCGCGAACTGAGCCGGGTCCTTGATCATCTGCTGGGCGATCGCCTTGGCACTCATCGGGGCGGCCTGCGCGGGAACCGCGGCCAGCATGGAACCGGCGACACCCAGGGCGAGGACGGTACCCGCGAGGGTCTTCTTCGAAGCGGCGATGCGGCGGATGACGACGTTGGACACGGACGGACCTTTCGACGGGGACAAGGACTGCCGCAGCGGACATGCCGGAGCATGCGTGAGCCACTCACGTGAAGGAGAGGGGATCGTCGGCGGGAGCGGGGATCCAGGGGATCTCCGTCCGCCCTGCGACTCATCCAGTTCTACGGGGGTAGACCCCGCCTGGCAACGCCCCCTCTTACTAGTGGCCCTCGCAGCCGGGGCGCAACGACCCCCCAAAGGGCGGGCGGGTATCACCGCTGGTGAGGGCCCGTCCGCGGGGGTGGTTAAGGGACGTTCAAGGACTACTATCCCGCCTCGTATGTGACCTAGGTCCTGTGGGGCGGGTCACCGCCACGAGGCCCGGATCTCACCCTCCGTGCCCGCTCGCACCCCTCTCGGCGGAAGGCGAGGGCGCTTTTCGGCCCCCGGATCGAAGGTCGCAGGCCGGTGAAGGCTGTCGTTCACGCAGCCCAGGCCGCGGCACGCAGGAGTCGGGTTCCGGGGAGCCGGGTGGTCCGTACGGCGTGTCCGTCGTGCGCGACCGGGGAAGCCCCGGACGGCTGCCTAGCGTGGCCCCATGAGCACCCGTACGACACTGCCCATCGCCGGGTACGGCATCCGGTTCGCCCGGTCCTCCGAGTCCGGGGCGGTCGCCGCCCTGCTGGCCCGCGCCTTCTCCGACGACCCGGTCATGGCATGGATGATCCGCGTCCCGGCCGACCGGGAACGCCGGATCGCCCGCTACTTCGAGCTCGCCCAGCGCCAGGTACGACCCCGAGCGGGCGGGGTACGGGTCGCCGCGACCGGCGACGGGCGGTTGCTGGCGGCCGCGTTGTGGTCGGGGCCCGGGCGCTGGAAGACCTCCGCGCCGGGAGAGCTGGCGGCACTCCCCCGGTACGTACGCGTCTTCGGTCTCCGTGGGATGTCGCGAGCCGGTGAGGTCCAGAACCTCATGCACGGCGCCCATCCGGACGCCCCCCACTGGTACCTGCCGTCCGTGGGAACGGACCCGGGGCTCCAAGGGGCGGGGGTCGGATCGGCGCTGCTGCGCCAGCAGTTGACCGACTGCGACAGGCTCGGGCTACCCGCCTACCTGGAGTCGAGCAAGGCCGCCAACGTTCCCTTCTACGAACGGCTCGGCTTCCGCGTCACCTCCGAACTCCGCCTCCCGCAGGGCGGACCCGCCCTCTGGCCCATGTGGCGCGAACCCTCATCGGAGGAGGCGCATGGGCCCGTCGAGCTCGGGTAGTCGCGCCTCCAGACGTCCTGACGGACGCCCCGCACCTGCGGGTGCGGGCTGCTGACGACACGGAACGGAAGGATGCGCATGTCGCACGTCGAGGAGTACGTCGAGGTCAACGTCCCCGTACGCACGGCCTACAACCAGTGGACGCAGTTCGAGGACTTCCCCGCCTTCATGGAGGGGGTCGAACGGATCGTCCAGCGCACGGACACGCTCACCCACTGGGTGACGAACGTGAACGGCGTGCAGCGCGAGTTCGACGCTCAGATCACCGAACAGCTCCCGGACCGGCGTGTCGCGTGGATGACGGTCGACGGTGAGGCCCGCCAGGCCGGGCTCGTCACCTTCCAGCCGATCGACGCGACCACCACGAAGGTCGTCCTGCACATGAACTGGGTACCGGACGGCCTGGCCGAGACGGCCGCCGACAAGCTCGGCTTCGTCAAGCGTCAGGTGGCGGGTGATCTGAAACGGTTCAAGCTCTTCATCGAATCGCGTGGGGTCGCGACGGGTGCCTGGCGCGGCGAGATCTGAGCGGGACGGGAATCCGGGCGGCGCGCGGGCTCGCCGGCGCCGCGTGTCTGGGAGCCCGTACCGCCTCGCGGGGCGGCGGGGCCGGGCGGCGACAAGCCCGGTGGCGCACCGTCTGATCCCGGGTCGGGAGGCCACCCTGCCGGGGCGGGGCGGCCGGGGCGCTGGATCAAGCCATGGTTCCGTCACCCGACCGGTCCAACAGGTCCTAGAGTGTGCGCGTGACCGAGCAGAAACCCGAACTCATCGCCGGCCGGTACCAACTGGTCGAACCCATCGGCCAGGGGGGCATGGGCCGGGTCTGGCGAGGCCTCGACCAGCAGCTCTTCGGACGCGAGGTCGCCGTCAAGGAGATCCTCTTCCCGGCGGGGATGGACGACGGCGACCGTGCGACGCTGCTCAGGCGTTTCACCGGCGAGGCCCGCGCGGCGGTCACTCTCAGCCATCCCGGGATCATCACCATCCACGACGTGGTCGAGCACAACGGCTCCCCCGTCATCGTCATGGAGTTCATCCGGGGGGAGTCCCTCGCCGCGGCCATCCGCCGGCAGGGCCGGCTGCCCGTGCGGCGCGTGGCGGAGATAGGAGCCGCTCTGCTCGGCGCGCTCACCGAAGCGCACGCCGCACGGATCATCCACCGTGACATCAAGCCGGACAACGTGCTCCTGACCAAGGACCGCGTCGTCCTCACCGACTTCGGCATCGCCCACCTCGCGGACGCCACGACCAAGCTCAGCCGGAGCGGAACCGTCATCGGCACCCCGCACTACATGCCCCCGGAGCAGCTGGAGGGCAAGCACCCGACCCCCGCGAACGACTTGTGGGCCCTCGGCGCCACCCTCTACCACGCCATCGAGGGACGCCCGCCGTTCGAGGCCGACGGGCTCCACGCCCTTGCCGTAGCCGTCTTCACCCGTCCCCACCGGCCGCCGGCCCACGCCGGCCCGCTGGGGCCCGTACTGGACGCGCTCCTCACGAAGGACCCGGCGCGACGCGTCGGCGCGGCCGAGGCGGCCGAGCTGCTGGCGTCGGCGCTGCGGTCAGACCGGTCCCGGGCGGACACGGTCTCGGAGGCCGCCCCGCGCGAGCCGGAGGCGGCGCCCGTCCCGGACACGGCGCCCGTCTCGGAGGCGGTGACCGAGCACGCCCCGACGCCGACGCCGACCCCGACGCCGACCCCGACGCCGACCGAGCCGGGATCGGAACCGGCTTCACCGCTGCCGACGCCCACGGCCGAGGAACCGGCGCACACGCCCGGCCCCCTTCCTCAGCCCGTGCCGGAGCGGCCGACCACCCCGCCCGTCGCCGTCCCTCCGGCCGAGGACGTGATCTCGCTCGGCTGGAGCGACCAGCGGGGGCGGGAGGAGGGGGCTTCCGCCCGTCGGCGCGTCCTGACACGGCGCGCGGCCGTGCTGGGGGTGGCCATGGTCACGCTCGCGGCCGGCTCCGTCCTGACCTGGAAGTTGACCCGTGACACCTCGCACGGCGGCGGCGGGGGTACCGGCGGCGGCTCCACGTCCTCGACCGTCACCGTGGTCATCGGGCTGGACGCTCCGCTCAGCGGCGGGCTGTCGGCCATGGGCGTCGGCATGAAGAACTCCGCCGACCTGGCGGCCACGACCTCGAACCGCACCGGGCACGTACCCGGTGTGACCTTCGAGATCAAAGCGCTGGACGACGAGGCCGCCCCCGCAAAGGGCGGGCCCAACGCCGCTCGGTTCGTCGACGACGCGAAGGTGCTCGGTGTGGTGGGGCCGCTCACCTCGTCGGTCGCCAAGACCATGGCGGAGCCGCTCGGACGGGCGAACCTCGTCAACGTGTCACCGGCCAACACCGACCCCGTGCTGACGCTGGGCCCCGACTGGGCCAAGGGCTCCAAGTCCCGCCCGTACGACACCTACTTCCGAACCGTCGCCACGGACGTCGACCAGGGGCCGTTCGCCGCCCGGTACCTCCACGGCGAGGCCGGGAAGAGGAAGCTCTACGTCATCGGCGACGGCAGCGCCTACGGAACCGGCCTCGCTTCCGGAGTCGGGGCCGCGTTCGCGAAGCTCGGCGGGACCGTCGTGGGTACGGACCAGATCGATCCCGCGCAAGGCGACTTCTCCTACCTGGCCGCCCAGATCCGGTCCTCCGGCGCCGACGCCGTGTACTTCGGCGGCTACTACGACGCCGCCGGGCCGCTCTCCCAGCAGCTCAAGGAGGCGGGCGTGACCATCCCCCTGATGGGCGGCGACGGCATCTTCGACCAGCAGTTCCTGACGACGAACACGAAGGCCGAGGGTGACCTCGCCACGGGCATCGGCGTCCCGGCCGAGGACCTGAAGAACGGACCGGACTTCCTCACGCGGTACCGGGAGGCGGGCTACCCGGAGGCGGCCG
Protein-coding sequences here:
- a CDS encoding SRPBCC family protein gives rise to the protein MSHVEEYVEVNVPVRTAYNQWTQFEDFPAFMEGVERIVQRTDTLTHWVTNVNGVQREFDAQITEQLPDRRVAWMTVDGEARQAGLVTFQPIDATTTKVVLHMNWVPDGLAETAADKLGFVKRQVAGDLKRFKLFIESRGVATGAWRGEI
- a CDS encoding OsmC family protein — encoded protein: MTSDSLRSVTVERTGPGMFTATNSRGETITFGTGSGGGFTPVELFLAAIGGCSAADVDVATSRHAEPAEFSVAVHGHKSEDADGNRLTDLEAAFTVRFPAGETGDRARAILPRAVKTSHDKLCTVSRTVEAGTPVAVKVVDTD
- a CDS encoding bifunctional serine/threonine-protein kinase/ABC transporter substrate-binding protein, which gives rise to MTEQKPELIAGRYQLVEPIGQGGMGRVWRGLDQQLFGREVAVKEILFPAGMDDGDRATLLRRFTGEARAAVTLSHPGIITIHDVVEHNGSPVIVMEFIRGESLAAAIRRQGRLPVRRVAEIGAALLGALTEAHAARIIHRDIKPDNVLLTKDRVVLTDFGIAHLADATTKLSRSGTVIGTPHYMPPEQLEGKHPTPANDLWALGATLYHAIEGRPPFEADGLHALAVAVFTRPHRPPAHAGPLGPVLDALLTKDPARRVGAAEAAELLASALRSDRSRADTVSEAAPREPEAAPVPDTAPVSEAVTEHAPTPTPTPTPTPTPTEPGSEPASPLPTPTAEEPAHTPGPLPQPVPERPTTPPVAVPPAEDVISLGWSDQRGREEGASARRRVLTRRAAVLGVAMVTLAAGSVLTWKLTRDTSHGGGGGTGGGSTSSTVTVVIGLDAPLSGGLSAMGVGMKNSADLAATTSNRTGHVPGVTFEIKALDDEAAPAKGGPNAARFVDDAKVLGVVGPLTSSVAKTMAEPLGRANLVNVSPANTDPVLTLGPDWAKGSKSRPYDTYFRTVATDVDQGPFAARYLHGEAGKRKLYVIGDGSAYGTGLASGVGAAFAKLGGTVVGTDQIDPAQGDFSYLAAQIRSSGADAVYFGGYYDAAGPLSQQLKEAGVTIPLMGGDGIFDQQFLTTNTKAEGDLATGIGVPAEDLKNGPDFLTRYREAGYPEAAGSYGPYAYDATWAVIEAVKAVVEANGGALPADARAKMPQAVSGLAFDGVTGRVAFDAYGDTVNRQLTVYAVKGGSWTTVRSGPAAP
- a CDS encoding LysR family transcriptional regulator is translated as MQLDLNLLTALDALLEEGSVAGAAARLHVTSPAMSRSLGRIRKATGDQILVRTGRSMVPTTRALAMHAEVHALVQQAHRLLSAQQELDLAALERVFTVRWHDALTAASGTALITAVHRQAPGVRLRMSAEPGTDDAELRRGEVDLESSSSPPALPDIRHRLVGTDRLVVAVRPGHPLTTGPLSLERYAAAEHLTVSRRGSLRDPIDDALTARGLERRVVAAGPTAAFALRLVLDTDLVVTLPDAVTRTARERLGLATLVPPLPLPDVPLYLLWHQRYDDDRAHTWLRELATETVQSLFAPPTASPSDPPHSLRSSP
- a CDS encoding GNAT family N-acetyltransferase, which codes for MSTRTTLPIAGYGIRFARSSESGAVAALLARAFSDDPVMAWMIRVPADRERRIARYFELAQRQVRPRAGGVRVAATGDGRLLAAALWSGPGRWKTSAPGELAALPRYVRVFGLRGMSRAGEVQNLMHGAHPDAPHWYLPSVGTDPGLQGAGVGSALLRQQLTDCDRLGLPAYLESSKAANVPFYERLGFRVTSELRLPQGGPALWPMWREPSSEEAHGPVELG
- a CDS encoding transglycosylase SLT domain-containing protein codes for the protein MSNVVIRRIAASKKTLAGTVLALGVAGSMLAAVPAQAAPMSAKAIAQQMIKDPAQFAAFNNIVSRESGWDHTATNSSSGAYGLVQALPASKMASAGSDWKTNPATQIKWGLDYMNSRYGSPAGAWTFWQNHHWY